A portion of the Thunnus albacares chromosome 5, fThuAlb1.1, whole genome shotgun sequence genome contains these proteins:
- the rarga gene encoding retinoic acid receptor gamma-A isoform X2, with protein MFDCMEALGMGPRQLYDVTSRGACMLRKASPFFAGLDPFAWTGSASVQSVETQSTSSEEMVPSSPSPPPPPRVYKPCFVCQDKSSGYHYGVSSCEGCKGFFRRSIQKNMVYTCHRDKNCQINKVTRNRCQYCRLQKCFEVGMSKEAVRNDRNKKKKDVKEEVVLPESYELSGELEELVNKVSKAHQETFPSLCQLGKYTTNSSSDHRVQLDLGLWDKFSELSTKCIIKIVEFAKRLPGFTTLTIADQITLLKSACLDILMLRICTRYTPEQDTMTFSDGLTLNRTQMHNAGFGPLTDLVFAFAGQLLPLEMDDTETGLLSAICLICGDRMDLEEPQKVDKLQEPLLEALKIYARRRRPNKPHMFPRMLMKITDLRGISTKGAERAITLKMEIPGPMPPLIREMLENPEAFEDQPECNDSPPPPPPPPPPPPALVLKQEAEDEDDSWATENGSEPSPEEEDEDDDDDVGDEERDRGSDSDGEPWGVLDAIDGSRKGLAGRAQ; from the exons CGGTGGAGACCCAGAGCACCAGCTCAGAGGAGATGGTACCCAGTTCTCCATCTCCACCTCCCCCACCTCGGGTCTACAAGCCCTGCTTTGTGTGTCAGGACAAGTCCTCAGGGTACCACTATGGGGTCAGCTCCTGTGAGGGCTGCAAG GGTTTCTTCCGCCGCAGTATCCAGAAGAACATGGTGTACACCTGCCACAGAGACAAGAACTGTCAGATTAACAAGGTCACACGCAACCGCTGCCAGTACTGCAGGCTGCAGAAGTGCTTTGAGGTCGGCATGTCCAAGGAAG CGGTGCGTAAcgacagaaacaagaaaaagaaagatgtgaaggaggaggtggtgCTTCCAGAGAGCTATGAGCTAAGTGGAGAGCTAGAGGAGCTGGTCAATAAAGTCAGCAAAGCTCACCAAGAAACTTTCCCGTCACTTTGCCAACTTGGCAAATACACCACC AACTCCAGCTCAGACCACCGTGTCCAGCTGGATCTGGGTCTATGGGACAAGTTCAGTGAGCTCTCCACCAAATGCATCATCAAAATTGTGGAATTCGCCAAGCGGCTGCCGGGTTTCACCACCCTCACCATCGCTGATCAGATCACTCTACTCAAGTCAGCCTGCCTGGACATACTG ATGCTGCGGATCTGCACACGCTACACTCCAGAACAGGACACTATGACCTTCTCAGATGGCCTGACTCTGAACCGGACTCAGATGCACAATGCCGGCTTCGGACCGCTCACAGACCTGGTGTTTGCCTTCGCTGGCCAGCTTCTACCCCTGGAGATGGACGACACAGAAACTGGCCTCCTCAGTGCCATCTGCCTCATCTGTGGAG ACCGTATGGATCTCGAGGAGCCACAGAAAGTGGATAAGCTGCAAGAGCCTCTACTGGAGGCTTTAAAGATCTACGCTCGCCGCCGTCGGCCCAACAAACCCCACATGTTCCCCCGCATGCTCATGAAGATCACCGACCTCAGGGGCATCAGCACCAAGG GCGCGGAGAGAGCCATCACTCTGAAGATGGAGATCCCAGGGCCAATGCCTCCTTTGATCAGGGAAATGCTTGAGAATCCAGAGGCCTTCGAAGACCAACCAGAGTGCAATGACAGCCCACCGcctccgccgccgccgccacctcCACCGCCAGCCCTCGTCCTGAAGCAGGAGGCCGAGGATGAGGACGACAGCTGGGCCACAGAGAATGGCAGCGAGCCATCgccggaggaggaggacgaggacgaCGATGACGACGTGGGGGATGAAGAGCGAGACAGGGGCTCGGACAGTGACGGGGAGCCCTGGGGGGTTCTCGACGCCATAGATGGCTCGAGGAAAGGCCTTGCTGGGAGGGCACAGTGA